The DNA segment ACTTTCAGTGTACTAGTTGATATCAAAAAGCATGACTATAGGCCAAAACCGCCATTAGAATAGGCCATAGGTTTTATATTCGGATGCTCAACGGCTTCGAACGTTTCAATTATTAggttttcatcatcattccTTCCAGCCTGTAAAACACCGCGGCCTGGAACAATATGAATAATACCACCAAGATTACCTTGGCTATCACAGTAGTTTGGAGCACTGAATACCGTCATTAACTTACCcttttgttcaaattgCACACCACCCATTCTCAATTCGTGGGATCTGAAAATCTTACGCaagttgttgttttttaaaaattgcTCAGTAATATCAGGCCCAAAAGCATGTCCCAGGCCACGTTGAGAAGGACCCATTCCATTAGCTTCTTGCGGGTCTGCCCATAATAATTCCATAAATGCACCATCTCTTGGTGGTTGTGCGAATCTATTAATACTCTTGAACTCGGACAAGCTTGCTGAGGCATCACTTGGTAAACCACCATGCATTACGAGGTAATCGTCATTGATTAACGTGGCCAATGGCAAgctttcaaaactttgcgagaaaatgttgaatattctttgtgaatatttatatttacatTCATCTTCGAACCCATATATCTTGTTCATATTATCACTTTCATGATTACCTCTGTTCAGAAAGAAGTTCTTTGGATATAATATTTTCAAGCAGTAGAATAATAATGCAACTTCACACGACCAAGAGCCACGGTCAACAAAATCACCGTTGAAAAGATACGTGTGCTTTGGACCCACTTTACCAAATTTACGGAATAGATTCAAAACGTCGTAGAATTGGCCATGCGTATCACCACATACTGATATCTTAATATCCGGGGTCGACTTGTTTTCTAATTCTACCATAGAAGATTCTTGAGAAAATAAAGTGTCAGCATGAGAGATAATAGCTGCAACATACTTTTTTGGGAGAAATTTagacttcaaaaaaaggtcGTTCACCATTTCTGAAATAAACTCCTGAGAcatattcttgattttcgCGCCTTTGAAGTTATTCTTCTCGTCATACAACTGTTCGAATTCCAATTTGGGGCCATCGTAATTGGTTAAGTCAGCATTAGCATCGAATGAACTCAAGTTCAAAGTCTGACAGAGACTAATTTTAGTCTCGTTTTCCCCGCCTCCGATAGCCTTCCTGAATCTTTCCTCTCTGATGAATCTATCACAAGTAGCTAATGCTCTAGTAGCAGCGGGATCGTTGGGTTTCACCTTTAAAAGAACATTCAAATCTCTCTTGGCCTTCTTGAACTCCAGTAGTGCCATACAAGACAAGGCGCGTCTATGGTAAgctttgatatttttcgGATCCAATTTAATCGCTTCATCACAGTCATTCAAAGcactttgaaaattatCCACTTTAAAATGAGAAAGTGCtctatttgaaaaataaatggtCTGTGTAGAATCTAGATCGATTGCCTCggtatatttttcaatagcCTTCAAGAAATGCTTTTCCTTTACTAAAACGTTACCTTCATTCTTCCTTTCGTGTGCCTTAACACGATCTGCTTCTGTGGGATTTGACATGTTGAAGGTATTTGATGGTATCGAGGCTAATTGTACGcaacttttcaaaactgcTAAAATGCACTATTCAGCTCTGTAGCTATtttgatcaa comes from the Saccharomyces kudriavzevii IFO 1802 strain IFO1802 genome assembly, chromosome: 7 genome and includes:
- the PPT1 gene encoding protein serine/threonine phosphatase (similar to Saccharomyces cerevisiae PPT1 (YGR123C); ancestral locus Anc_3.481), whose translation is MSNPTEADRVKAHERKNEGNVLVKEKHFLKAIEKYTEAIDLDSTQTIYFSNRALSHFKVDNFQSALNDCDEAIKLDPKNIKAYHRRALSCMALLEFKKAKRDLNVLLKVKPNDPAATRALATCDRFIREERFRKAIGGGENETKISLCQTLNLSSFDANADLTNYDGPKLEFEQLYDEKNNFKGAKIKNMSQEFISEMVNDLFLKSKFLPKKYVAAIISHADTLFSQESSMVELENKSTPDIKISVCGDTHGQFYDVLNLFRKFGKVGPKHTYLFNGDFVDRGSWSCEVALLFYCLKILYPKNFFLNRGNHESDNMNKIYGFEDECKYKYSQRIFNIFSQSFESLPLATLINDDYLVMHGGLPSDASASLSEFKSINRFAQPPRDGAFMELLWADPQEANGMGPSQRGLGHAFGPDITEQFLKNNNLRKIFRSHELRMGGVQFEQKGKLMTVFSAPNYCDSQGNLGGIIHIVPGRGVLQAGRNDDENLIIETFEAVEHPNIKPMAYSNGGFGL